In one window of Juglans regia cultivar Chandler chromosome 3, Walnut 2.0, whole genome shotgun sequence DNA:
- the LOC109008128 gene encoding cysteine proteinase inhibitor 12-like isoform X1, translating into MKLTIIRLSAAVLLSLLVMLSGVCELGHCFGDDQLIKMKLGGIHDCKGSQNSAEIDSVARFAVLEHNKKENTLLEFARVLKAKEQVVSGKIYHLTLEAIDAGKKTIYEAKVWVKPWMNFMQLQEFKHAHDAPLFTQSDMGANRDGHGPGWRTVPTHDPEVLDAANHAVKSIQQRSNSLSPYELLEILLAKAKVIEEHAKFDLLLKLRRGIMEVKFRVEVNKNIDGKFYLGQFEQDNS; encoded by the exons ATGAAGCTGACCATTATTAGGTTATCTGCGGCTGTGTTACTGAGCCTTTTGGTGATGCTTTCTGGGGTCTGTGAATTAGGGCACTGCTTTGGAGACGACCAACTCATAAAGATGAAGCTTGGAGGGATTCACGACTGCAAGGGTTCTCAGAACAGCGCCGAGATCGACAGCGTCGCACGCTTCGCCGTCCTAGAGCACAACAAGAAAGAG AATACCCTTCTTGAGTTTGCAAGGGTTTTGAAGGCCAAAGAGCAGGTGGTTTCCGGTAAGATATACCATCTGACTCTGGAAGCGATTGATGCTGGTAAGAAGACAATATACGAAGCTAAAGTCTGGGTGAAGCCATGGATGAACTTCATGCAGTTGCAGGAATTTAAGCATGCCCATGATGCCCCTTTATTTACCCAATCAGACATGGGTGCTAACCGTG ATGGCCATGGACCAGGTTGGCGAACAGTGCCTACTCATGATCCCGAGGTTCTAGACGCAGCAAATCATGCTGTTAAGTCCATCCAGCAGAGGTCCAACTCGTTGTCACCCTATGAACTTCTAGAGATTCTTCTAGCTAAGGCCAAG GTCATTGAAGAACATGCCAAATTTGATCTGCTACTGAAGCTGAGGAGGGGAATTATGGAAGTGAAGTTTAGGGTTGAAGTAAATAAGAATATTGATGGAAAGTTCTATTTGGGTCAGTTTGAACAAGATAACTCCTGA
- the LOC109008115 gene encoding zinc finger protein 6-like has product MKRIFSCKYCNKKFSNSQALGGHQNAHKHERAATKKDNVIYVPLLPAFEQYTDHRPLFNHPYLAMAAATVPLHGSMISETLGIQRHSIMIHKPYHRRSDSTWPHGWKRLANVMSSQAAIMDDRSQYYLQAASTQSLHRHVLARSGELRPLDMTVFNTSSTTNATFNGRVVPRGRRTIFLTTSLPFSNRSDSSSSSNSHNQQRETTPVAEVLDLSPTSFLPTSLC; this is encoded by the coding sequence ATGAAGCGGATCTTCTCTTGCAAGTACTGCAACAAAAAGTTCTCCAACTCGCAAGCGCTGGGTGGCCACCAAAACGCCCACAAACATGAGCGAGCTGCAACGAAGAAAGACAACGTGATATATGTTCCACTTCTTCCTGCTTTTGAACAGTACACGGATCATCGTCCTCTGTTCAACCATCCGTATTTGGCTATGGCTGCTGCAACCGTACCTTTGCATGGATCAATGATCAGCGAAACCCTAGGGATTCAGCGACACTCAATCATGATTCATAAGCCGTACCACAGAAGAAGTGACAGTACCTGGCCCCATGGGTGGAAAAGGCTGGCCAATGTCATGAGCTCTCAAGCTGCAATTATGGATGATCGATCACAGTACTACCTACAAGCTGCCAGTACTCAATCACTACATCGTCATGTCTTGGCCAGAAGTGGTGAACTCCGACCGTTGGACATGACTGTCTTCAACACTAGTAGTACTACTAATGCGACGTTTAATGGCCGCGTGGTGCCTAGAGGCCGCCGTACTATTTTTCTAACAACGTCGCTACCTTTCTCTAATAGGAGTGACAGTAGCAGCAGTTCTAATTCACACAACCAGCAGCGTGAAACTACTCCAGTGGCAGAGGTGCTCGACTTGTCCCCAACTTCTTTCCTACCAACTTCGCTTTGCTAG
- the LOC109008130 gene encoding Werner Syndrome-like exonuclease — protein sequence MAISIYDYELPFDTHNLYDVSFDSDQIGTLLTCSPSLVDSWISDIYRIHRRRLHRLVVGLDLEWRPSFNRHVQNPVATLQLCVGRRCLIFQLIHAPYIPQSLVDFLGQTDFTFVGVGIKSDVEKLLDDYGLEVACVVDLRLLAVEELGTTQLRNAGLKQLAWEVLGKRIEKPRNITMSRWDNEWLTCAQVQYACLDAFLSFEIGRQLNAAG from the coding sequence ATGGCAATCAGTATTTACGATTACGAACTACCCTTCGACACCCACAACCTCTACGACGTGTCCTTCGACTCTGACCAAATCGGAACCCTCCTCACTTGCTCCCCTTCCTTGGTCGACTCCTGGATTTCTGATATCTACCGTATCCATCGCCGACGCCTTCACCGTCTCGTCGTCGGACTTGACCTTGAGTGGCGCCCCAGCTTCAATCGCCACGTCCAGAACCCTGTCGCCACACTGCAACTTTGCGTGGGCCGCCGCTGCCTCATCTTCCAACTCATCCACGCCCCTTACATTCCTCAGTCTCTGGTTGATTTTCTGGGCCAAACGGATTTCACGTTTGTGGGCGTTGGGATTAAGAGCGACGTCGAAAAGCTCCTTGACGATTATGGGCTGGAAGTAGCCTGTGTGGTTGATCTTCGGCTCCTGGCCGTGGAGGAGTTGGGGACGACGCAACTGAGGAATGCTGGGTTGAAGCAATTGGCTTGGGAGGTGCTTGGAAAACGGATTGAGAAGCCGAGGAACATTACGATGAGTCGCTGGGACAATGAGTGGCTCACTTGTGCTCAGGTTCAGTATGCTTGTCTTGATGCCTTTCTATCTTTTGAGATTGGGCGGCAATTGAATGCAGCGGGTTAG
- the LOC109008128 gene encoding cysteine proteinase inhibitor 12-like isoform X2 produces the protein MKLTIIRLSAAVLLSLLVMLSGVCELGHCFGDDQLIKMKLGGIHDCKGSQNSAEIDSVARFAVLEHNKKENTLLEFARVLKAKEQVVSGKIYHLTLEAIDAGKKTIYEAKVWVKPWMNFMQLQEFKHAHDAPLFTQSDMGANRGWRTVPTHDPEVLDAANHAVKSIQQRSNSLSPYELLEILLAKAKVIEEHAKFDLLLKLRRGIMEVKFRVEVNKNIDGKFYLGQFEQDNS, from the exons ATGAAGCTGACCATTATTAGGTTATCTGCGGCTGTGTTACTGAGCCTTTTGGTGATGCTTTCTGGGGTCTGTGAATTAGGGCACTGCTTTGGAGACGACCAACTCATAAAGATGAAGCTTGGAGGGATTCACGACTGCAAGGGTTCTCAGAACAGCGCCGAGATCGACAGCGTCGCACGCTTCGCCGTCCTAGAGCACAACAAGAAAGAG AATACCCTTCTTGAGTTTGCAAGGGTTTTGAAGGCCAAAGAGCAGGTGGTTTCCGGTAAGATATACCATCTGACTCTGGAAGCGATTGATGCTGGTAAGAAGACAATATACGAAGCTAAAGTCTGGGTGAAGCCATGGATGAACTTCATGCAGTTGCAGGAATTTAAGCATGCCCATGATGCCCCTTTATTTACCCAATCAGACATGGGTGCTAACCGTG GTTGGCGAACAGTGCCTACTCATGATCCCGAGGTTCTAGACGCAGCAAATCATGCTGTTAAGTCCATCCAGCAGAGGTCCAACTCGTTGTCACCCTATGAACTTCTAGAGATTCTTCTAGCTAAGGCCAAG GTCATTGAAGAACATGCCAAATTTGATCTGCTACTGAAGCTGAGGAGGGGAATTATGGAAGTGAAGTTTAGGGTTGAAGTAAATAAGAATATTGATGGAAAGTTCTATTTGGGTCAGTTTGAACAAGATAACTCCTGA